In Arthrobacter citreus, a single genomic region encodes these proteins:
- a CDS encoding PhzF family phenazine biosynthesis protein: protein MKNITVYHYDAFSKVPNKGNPAGVVLDGDFLTESEMQDIAKHVGFNETSFLLKSDVADFKIRYFTPGHEMDLCGHGTMAVIYALVTKGIIEFKNALTIETRAGILPITICQSNSEISITMQQKAPEFEEFNGSLDELASSIGISVEEIDLSLPVLYGSTGAWNLLLPIKKLSSFDKMKPNNRLFPSILSEIPKASVHPFCLETYDSNADFHARHFSSGFSGTMEDPVTGTASGIMGAYYAKYINKGVNDEIELVVEQGTEIEKDGRVKVKVKKVNSNYEVEITGDAVYVKEMQFQI, encoded by the coding sequence ATGAAAAACATTACTGTATATCACTATGATGCCTTTAGTAAAGTACCTAATAAAGGAAATCCAGCTGGGGTTGTTTTAGATGGAGATTTTCTGACGGAGAGCGAAATGCAAGATATTGCAAAACATGTAGGGTTTAATGAAACTTCTTTTCTCTTAAAATCCGATGTTGCTGATTTTAAAATACGTTATTTTACACCGGGCCATGAAATGGATTTATGTGGGCACGGAACAATGGCTGTAATATATGCGTTAGTTACAAAAGGAATAATTGAATTTAAAAATGCATTAACAATTGAAACAAGAGCTGGAATTTTACCAATTACGATTTGTCAGTCTAATAGTGAAATTTCTATTACAATGCAACAAAAAGCTCCAGAGTTTGAAGAATTCAATGGATCTTTAGATGAGTTAGCATCTTCAATCGGTATTAGTGTTGAGGAAATTGATTTAAGTTTACCAGTTTTATATGGAAGCACTGGTGCTTGGAACCTACTTTTACCAATTAAAAAATTGTCTTCGTTTGATAAAATGAAGCCTAATAATCGATTATTTCCTAGTATATTAAGTGAAATTCCGAAAGCGTCTGTACATCCTTTTTGTTTAGAAACATATGATTCAAATGCAGATTTCCATGCACGTCATTTTTCTTCGGGATTTTCAGGAACAATGGAAGATCCAGTTACAGGAACTGCCTCTGGCATTATGGGAGCGTATTATGCTAAGTATATTAATAAGGGTGTAAATGATGAAATTGAATTAGTTGTTGAACAAGGTACAGAAATCGAGAAAGACGGACGTGTAAAAGTAAAAGTTAAAAAAGTTAATTCGAATTATGAAGTAGAAATTACTGGAGATGCTGTTTACGTGAAAGAGATGCAATTTCAAATATAA
- a CDS encoding DUF2935 domain-containing protein, with product MSEAFVARSLDEILFWSRIMKEHSLFLKLGFNCDDTELIQEADHFYNVFDTIGNKAQSFSVQTDPQQIKQFNNEVHQSASMIWAYKRKILNLLLTCKITGNNFPLLVDHTSREAAYFANRLTELNNGQLQPLPAAIIQENVFFLRIMADHAKFIGHLLDPSERKLVDQAREFSHDFDQLLYQAVDLESMRPQSETVPILDQFLNENRVSVKSLREFKKTARDLIEACRIKSIIHPLLADHVFREADRFMHIIDMFEAQLTGNTNRNVVLDDH from the coding sequence ATGTCAGAGGCGTTTGTAGCGCGGTCCTTGGATGAGATACTGTTCTGGTCGAGGATCATGAAAGAGCATTCCCTTTTTCTTAAACTAGGATTCAATTGTGATGATACAGAGTTAATTCAAGAGGCAGACCATTTTTATAATGTGTTTGATACGATTGGAAATAAAGCACAATCATTTTCAGTACAAACGGATCCTCAGCAAATTAAACAGTTTAATAATGAGGTACATCAGTCAGCTTCGATGATTTGGGCATATAAGAGGAAAATTCTTAATTTACTTCTTACTTGTAAAATAACGGGTAATAACTTTCCTTTATTAGTTGACCATACTAGCAGAGAAGCAGCATATTTCGCAAATCGCTTAACCGAATTGAATAATGGTCAACTTCAGCCGCTACCAGCTGCAATTATACAAGAGAATGTTTTCTTTTTAAGAATTATGGCAGACCATGCAAAATTTATTGGACATCTTTTAGATCCATCAGAAAGAAAATTAGTCGATCAAGCTAGAGAATTTAGCCATGATTTCGATCAACTTTTATACCAGGCTGTAGACTTAGAATCAATGAGACCGCAATCGGAAACCGTCCCGATACTTGATCAATTCCTTAATGAAAACCGTGTTTCAGTAAAATCGCTTAGAGAGTTTAAGAAAACGGCTCGCGATTTAATTGAAGCTTGCAGAATTAAAAGTATTATTCATCCACTACTTGCAGATCATGTATTTAGAGAAGCGGATCGGTTTATGCATATAATTGATATGTTTGAGGCTCAGTTAACAGGAAATACCAACAGAAATGTCGTTCTGGACGACCATTAA
- a CDS encoding pentapeptide repeat-containing protein: MSNWKTALFELQKTDMSFSTFKEVKAEHLDFNNVSLANSKFTNANMRNLELNDVNLFGTQITDVNLSNSKIQNGNLRDLVIDHVHLAGTSFRNIVVPEDLNHDNQSNSIKFEKCNLTNTQFTDCDLSNIEISNCNLTGMKVNGILIEDLLNSFSERK; the protein is encoded by the coding sequence ATGTCTAACTGGAAGACTGCATTATTTGAATTACAAAAAACAGATATGTCATTTTCGACGTTTAAAGAGGTAAAAGCTGAGCACTTAGATTTCAATAATGTAAGCTTGGCTAATTCAAAATTTACAAATGCCAATATGAGAAATTTAGAATTGAATGATGTGAATTTATTTGGTACCCAAATAACTGATGTCAATTTATCTAATTCGAAAATACAAAATGGTAATTTAAGAGATTTAGTCATTGATCACGTTCATTTGGCTGGCACAAGCTTTCGTAACATTGTTGTTCCTGAAGATCTTAATCATGATAATCAATCAAATTCTATTAAATTTGAAAAATGCAATCTAACAAATACCCAGTTTACAGACTGTGATTTGAGTAATATCGAAATTAGTAATTGTAATCTGACAGGGATGAAAGTAAATGGAATCTTAATTGAAGATTTACTAAATAGTTTTAGCGAAAGAAAATAA
- a CDS encoding methionine--tRNA ligase, with the protein MDIFIGGAWPYANGSLHLGHIAALLPGDILARYYRLKKANVLYVSGSDCNGTPIAIKAKQEKVTYKEIADRYHNEFENNFRALGFTYDCYTRTDAEHHHKTVQDIFLNLLQNGLIYKKEIEQCYCEEYQQFLPDRYVEGTCPNCGQHARGDQCDFCSAILDPLDLLNKTCKLCGNPPSVKKTEHFYFSLSKLQDELKEYYNFSKENGNWRSNAIQLTERYLNEGLHDRAVSRDLPNGVSVPVKGYEQKKIYVWIEAVSGYYSASKQWASITNKDDANFWNKETRSYYIHGKDNIPFHTIIWPSILIGLKKEALPTHIVSNEYLTLEKKKLSTSKNWAVWVPDIIKKYHPDSIRYFLTMNAPENRDTDFSWREFIYSHNSELLGAYGNFINRTLKFIEKYYNGEVPKGEIDKTIRLGITRLYKIVGSHIEATNFKKALEEIFEFIRSANKYFDEAQPWKQVKESPVECHNTMASCIYAISNLAQILHPFLPFSSNEIKEMLNIPSFEWNEIFSNLVKFNDVKPLFERIDIRRIDEELERLINESTI; encoded by the coding sequence ATGGATATTTTTATTGGTGGAGCTTGGCCTTATGCAAATGGTTCCTTGCATTTAGGTCATATCGCTGCTTTATTGCCCGGTGATATTCTAGCTCGATATTATCGATTAAAAAAGGCGAATGTTTTGTATGTTTCAGGAAGTGATTGTAATGGAACACCAATTGCAATTAAAGCAAAACAAGAAAAAGTGACTTATAAAGAAATTGCAGATCGTTACCACAATGAATTCGAAAATAATTTTAGAGCATTGGGATTTACCTATGATTGTTATACAAGAACGGACGCAGAACATCATCATAAAACCGTTCAAGACATTTTTCTAAATTTATTGCAAAATGGATTAATTTATAAAAAGGAGATTGAACAATGCTATTGTGAAGAATATCAACAGTTTCTCCCAGACCGATATGTTGAAGGAACATGTCCAAATTGTGGTCAGCATGCTCGTGGAGATCAGTGTGATTTTTGTTCTGCGATTTTAGATCCTTTAGATTTATTAAATAAAACTTGTAAACTATGTGGTAATCCTCCATCTGTTAAAAAGACAGAGCATTTTTATTTTTCATTAAGCAAATTACAAGATGAACTAAAGGAATATTATAATTTTTCTAAAGAAAACGGAAACTGGCGTTCAAATGCGATCCAATTAACTGAGCGGTATTTAAACGAAGGACTCCATGACCGAGCCGTTTCGAGAGATTTACCAAACGGAGTAAGCGTACCAGTTAAAGGATATGAACAGAAGAAAATTTATGTATGGATCGAAGCAGTGTCTGGATATTATTCAGCAAGTAAACAATGGGCAAGTATAACCAATAAAGATGATGCAAACTTTTGGAATAAAGAAACAAGATCATATTATATTCACGGAAAAGACAATATTCCATTCCATACAATCATTTGGCCATCAATTTTAATTGGTCTTAAGAAAGAGGCGCTTCCAACCCATATCGTTTCTAATGAATATTTAACACTTGAGAAGAAAAAATTATCTACTAGTAAAAACTGGGCAGTGTGGGTCCCGGATATAATTAAAAAATATCACCCAGATTCAATCCGTTATTTTTTAACAATGAATGCACCGGAAAATCGTGACACTGATTTTTCTTGGAGGGAATTTATATACAGTCATAATAGTGAACTGCTTGGAGCATACGGTAATTTTATAAACCGCACATTAAAGTTCATTGAAAAATACTATAATGGAGAGGTCCCAAAGGGAGAAATAGACAAAACAATTCGTTTAGGGATTACAAGACTATACAAGATTGTAGGCTCACATATTGAAGCGACTAATTTCAAAAAAGCATTAGAGGAAATTTTTGAGTTTATCCGATCTGCAAACAAATACTTTGATGAAGCTCAGCCTTGGAAGCAAGTCAAAGAGAGTCCCGTAGAGTGTCATAATACAATGGCAAGTTGTATTTATGCGATTTCCAATTTAGCGCAAATTTTACATCCATTTCTACCGTTTTCTAGTAATGAAATAAAAGAAATGCTAAATATACCAAGCTTTGAATGGAATGAAATATTTTCTAATTTAGTAAAATTTAACGATGTGAAACCTCTATTTGAAAGAATTGATATTAGAAGAATAGATGAAGAACTAGAGCGACTAATAAATGAATCTACTATATGA